ataatataaatatataataaatatataatataaatatataatatataaagtataatataaatatataatatataaagtataatataaatatattatatataaagtataatataaatatattatatatatatatatatttattatactgtctatataaatattataaagtataatatataccagtataatataatatattataatatatatatatatattatactttatcCTTAGTTTTAGGTTATATGTATACCAGCAATATTTCTTGACAATTTCTTGAATTTCTAGTCAATATTGCGCTATATTTCTGTATGTAATCCTACATGTAGTTATTTTATCAATCAAAAAGAGCATATCTCTTGGACTCTAAACGGTCCCTAATGTTGtgattttgccccaaaacacttcaattagaacaaaaaaaaataagaataatcttttttttgagaaaaaaaatgtaaatcagaaatttttttttacatttttttttacgaaggataaagaaatacaataataaGTCAGTGTTCGCACTTTCTAACCACAGCACGGGTCGCCTCGGTCACTGAGTAATATGGTATTCATAGAATAAATATCCGCCAGCAACACGTACAAAACACATGTTACTGCCGCTCCATACGGTAACCGTCCAGGGTTTCCTCGCTGGGGGGCATGCTGGGTAATATGTATCAAAAATAAGGAGATTTAATCAGATTTTACTCAATAGCTAATGGCTGAACCTAACCGAGTCCTTCAGCGACTGTGAGTGGGGACGAgttttcctgctgtaacgactcaaaccttaatcagccgttggtctcgtcttagattcaggagccgtatgcctatcccgcgcatgtttaataccctcactgtattaccctctaccacctctgctgggaggctgttccacgtatctaccacccactcagtaaagtaaaactttcttgcATTACACTAATCAATACAGTTATAGCACACATTGTTGCACTAAAAAAGGACTTGGGGCATTCCTGGGAGGTAGTAGAAGAAGCAGCGAACCAGTCAGAAGTGGGTTTAACCCGACATCGGGCATCTTTTGGTAACGACCTTCGCAAAGGAAAAGAAGCCAGAGACAGAGCATACGGAAGCCTGGAGATAGCAGAGAGTCAATAAACGTTATGTTTTACTTCATTCTTccttaaaaatattacattccatttcattgatttatatagcgccagcagaggccgtagcgctgttacaataaaaAACGAACGATAACAGTAAAAATGACAATAAGATTAACAGACGTTATGACAGACCGGGGCAGTAGGAGGAGGGGGCCTTGCtcctaggagcttacaatcttaaaataccgtatttgctcggttataagacgaggtttttttcagagcaaatgctctgaaaaatacccctcgtcttctaatcagggtcatcttctaatcagacctcaaaaaaatgtccgctggggccaggctgcttaccggtgctttggtcgcgagcagcgtctcttctactagcagcaggagaacaggaagctagcagagtgtcacataactctgcctccccactccttcctctgggggcggggccagagaagttgctggcacagccgggcccctgcagaagtctgcgagtgagagatttgcagttcaggtaagggggtgggggagggtttttgtgattaatgtgtgaagtatgtgtgattaatggaatgaatgagtatttaaatgtttgtgaatgagtgtgtgtgtgtgtgttagtatggatgtgtaaggggggtggtggtggtagcatggcatagggaggctgtactcacactcctatcatccctaggttccagcatgtactggctgccttggcttgataggagtgtgattgctgttagcaatagggtagtcttattttcaggctttttgtttttttcctaaattaatatttatatttagattggggtcgtcttataatcgagcaaatacggtaatatgaggAGGATCACTCCTCCAAGAACCAAAAAAACGTGTAAAATATGTAGAATTACGTAGAAAATACGTAGAAatagatttttgaaaatgattaaaattcTGCGGAGGTAAAAATGGTATCCCGTAAAAAAGACAGGTCTAATTAACCCCTCGTTCACACATCACGCGGTGAATCCTGATtgcacaaacatgaatacattcAGTAACTgtctccaaaaaaatatataaaatttcagcaatttcaggCAATTTCACagcgtatataaaaaaaaaaaactgcagctaGGAAAAtactatttacaaaaatggaaaatgtcCCAAAGACAAACCCACTGAGTTAAATGTAAACcgatattcatatatttatcacGCTGTGTGTGAATCGATCCCTTTTcccaaatttgacctttttaaCATAAATCTGTGTAGcttttttacagattaaaataaggtatatatatatatatatatatatatattagaaccatgggagcagccaacCTGTTCTTAGGATCTTctggattattcctccccaataaggttttatccccccccctagTGTTAAATGTTACAGGGGCAGCCTttgtgggggggagggggagaaaATGTCAGGACAGGCGATGGATAGGATAATGCTAGTTCTGCCACAGACTGCCAGCTTCCCTGAGATAAAATATTCCCTTAATTCTCCAAAATAATTGCACTGattgaacaagaaaaaaaaaccataaagaaTAGGCAGCAAAGTGTAAATAAATGAGCGTAATTATCCCCAAAACTGCAAAAGTTATCCCATTTATGGCCCGTACGGAGGTTCTGGCGGCCGAGGGATGGATTACGAGGACATCGCCGTGGGAAAAGGCCTACGTACTGATAGAATTAAATctgtttgtaagaaaaaaaaaagtaaaaacagaacaagaaatgaaaaacataaaaaaaaacataattttcacttaaaaaaaacacaacaacaacTATAGATTCTACCAATAAAATTAAACCGGTAAACCTAATAACAGGGGAAATAGCGAAATCAGCTTTTCTGAAAGAATACATTCtgcattggggtttttttaaaagattttttttgcttttccttcAAAATCCGAAGTTTTTAAGGCCGTTGCGCCGATTGGCCGTCGAAGTCCCGGTAGGGAAGCGTTGATCAGGCTTTGTACCGCCGCCTCAGTTTTTGTCTATAAAAATGGCACAGTGTTCCGAGAGCGGCGGCGATCACCAGTAAGACGGCCATCACTATCAGAACGATGACTACTGTGTTCATCTTATTGGAGTTATCTTTTTCACAGATCTCGGGGCTGATTTGCCCGACGGGCGTCTCGCCTTCATACCCTTCGGGGTTGCGGCAGGTTGTAGAGTCCAGGGCTGCTATCGTCACAGTGGTCCTCCGGTACAGGTGCGTTATCCAGGTGTTTGAGCAGCAGGTAAGCGGATTCCCGTAGAAGCATATCGTCCGCAGGGTGTTCTCTAGCACCGGAATGTTGCTGGCTTCCAGGTCGCTGAAACTGTTGTTACTCAGGTCGAGGGTTTCCAGCCTGCAATGCTTATTCCACGCCGGCAGCCATGATAACCGATTCCCCGACAGATCTAAGTCTTTAAGGTAAACAAAGAGGGGTAGGTCGACGTTCAGCTGTTTAAGTCCGCAGCCCTCAACGTACAGCACTTCGAGGGACCTTTCTAGCCCAGCAAGTGCGCTCGGCGCTATTGTAACTCCACGGTTCATTGACAGGTCCAAGGAAGCCAACGGGGTCCCATAGAAGGCATAATGAGGTACGTTCTGTATGTTGTTCTCTCTGAGGTTCAAATGTCTTAAGCTCGGAATGTTGGAGAACGAGGCGCATCCGCGTTCCTCGCCCCGCTTCTCCAACATTCCGAAACCCTCGGAGCATAACGCGATACTGTTACCCTGGAGGTTTATCGAGAAGACACTTCCCAGGCCTTGGAAGACGTCGGGGTGGGTTATGCGCAGTTGGTTGTCTTGCAAGTAAAGTTCTCGCAGGCTAAGAAGCGAGCCCGGAGCCACCGATACGTTCCGCAAATTGTTTCCACTGAGATCGAGAACAACCAAGGAGTTCAACGGGACGGAGACGCCGAAAGAGACCTCCTCCAGGCAGTTTCTGCTCAGGTTTAGGAACGTGAGGAATGGCACGGTGAGAAGGAAGTCCTCGGGCACGGACCGTATGTTGTTGTAACTTAGATCTAAGTAGGCGAGGCTCTGTAGGATGACGGCACTCGCGTTCCTCAAGTCTCCCTCGGCCTCGCTCAGAAACTCAAAGTTATCCTCCATCCAGCCGGCGTCATCCGACGGAGTCTCCCCACCGACGCTTATGAGATTCATGGACAAATTCAGAGAAACCAATCGGTTGGCCTTGGGGAAAACGGGGAACCTCAGCAGCTTGTTGTCGCTCAAGTCAACGTGTCGAAGGTTGTACTCTTGGTCGGAGGCTGAGGTGTGGAACGTCTGGATGCTGTTCTTGCTCAGGTTGAGGCTTTCCAGCTGCGTGAGTTTAAAGTCGGAAATACAGGAGATGGAATTCATAGCAAGGTTAATCTCGGCGAGGTGTATCAGGTGCTCAAAGGTGCCTTCCTCGATGTGCATGATAATGTTGTTATGGAGATCCAGCTCCTTCAACATGGGAGAGCCTACAAAGGTCTCGGATGAAAGCATGGTGATGCTGTTCTCCGACAACAAAAGCCGCCGGAGTTCCGGAGCTTCAGTTACAAAGTATCCGGTCATATCGGTGTACAAACTGTTCCTGGACAAGTCCAGGCTCTGCACGTGGGGCAAAACCCCGATTCCCGATGACCCGTGCTGGGCGAATCTATCCAGGCAGTTGCCGGAGAAGTTGAGGTCCTTCAGGTTGACCATGTGCTTGAACGAATCGCGCTGGATGAAGCGGATCTGGTTGGCGCTCAGGTCGAGAACCTCAACAAAAGAGTATAGAAAGAGAGGGTTTTTGGTGATGTTCTGGAGATCGTTCTTCGACAAGTCGAGACTTTTGATGTTGGGATGAAGCCCGAGGGGAATCTGGTGAAATGATTGGTTCTGACAAAGAGCCGCCATATTGAcctgtagggaaaaaaaaaaaaaaatgttaccctgcacaaataaaataacagaaatggagtaaaaataatattattattattattaatgtgtatTACATAACAATTTCAATCTCAGACGAGTTTACTTTTAATGGCTAACCGGGCGGATTGTATTTCAAGCAAAACTTTCAGGACACTGAAGTCCCCTCTTCACATGTAGTTAAGTAAATCTGGCAGCACTTCAAAGCGAGTTGGTGGTAATGAGAGACATCTGTACCACATAACGGGTTTAAAGATGGAACAGGAACACGATATTGCGTAATCCTATTAACGTCCACTCACGGGCCTTATACTAGACTTCCACTTAAAGGGACTCTCCGGTATCTCaggtatgggggggggcatacgGCTTTTCTGGAGGTGGagagccccatgatatgccatgaTATgctggagtggcatatagggggttaaaaggcatttctggaggcagagtggcatacagggggttaaaaggcatttctggaggcagagtggcatatagggggttaaaaggcatttctggaggcagagtgacaagccttggggcagatgtgcataactggggggggggtcaggttggcaaataaaaggaaataaaacaaaaaaaaatatttttctcaatcatagtttttttattaaatatgaaaaaatagtttacatgaattaacatttactggtaaaacttttttcctatagggtcgtcttatattcaggctttttctttttttcctaaattaataatcatattttggggggtcgtcttataatcgagcaaatccgGTAAATAcatgcaggaatatttctctgttaagcACGTTATACGGATATACAGATtccccggctgctgctgctccggCTGCTTCATGGGAATTTGTGTTTGTGTTACTTTGtgacatgtgaatagctgagagGATGAGTTTCACATCAGCTCCAAGGTTATTAGAGTTTAAAGGATTTGAAGAAGCTACAGTTCTCCCTTAAAACGTCGAGATTCTCCTCTTCTTAGTTTGGTTACAATGGGAGCCGAACgagcgaatgaatgaatgaacgaaTGAATGAAGATTTTCATATTGCGTTATCTGGATGAATGCATGAAACGGTGTGAaaacgaatgcgcaagtctattAACAACTCaactaaaatgtaacatttgggaAGGTCGCGGATCAGGCGATTTCTATTTTGGTGCAGAATGTTACTGGTTTTTCTTTACTGGTCCGAGACGTCCGGATAGGAATCGAAAGAATGTATCCCGAAACTCTGCTTCTAAAGAATTCCGCAATCGGAGGGTCTGATCGAGtcaggaaaatataatttactctATTTGTGCATTTACAGCCGCGATTTATATGAGATTATAGAACATGAAATGCATTCCTGCCGCCGGCTCTCCCTCCCAGGCTTTGATGTCGCCAGAAAAGGTTAATAGTTTAGGAGCAGATGCTGGGAGGGAAGCTGCAGCGGACAAGGAATGGTAAACATCCCTGGGCAGAGAGAACGTCGGCTTCCAAGAAAAACAGCTCCTTAAATACTCCCCGGCTTTTCACAGGGATTTAGGAGGAACTGGATTGGGTCTCATTGACATAAATCAAGGAACTCCAAAGACAACGAGACACCTTCTACAGGACCTCAAATTCACAAGGTCTGCTTCAGAAGGGACCGCTGAGGTCTGAAAACTCTACGTTTATCCACTAAAAAGGTTTCATAAAATGCAAACACGACCCCGAGATTATTAGAACACGCGTATCATGGACCACCTGAACAACAGCACTTCAATGGGATCTCCcaccatttctttttattcctcggatcaaattaaaaatacattttttaaaaaaaatcttgcactgttttctttttttaccccagtcgtagtttttgccccataatataaagttttcaggcagctgcatatcagccgtttgtatgattctcgctctgttatctgatccccaatctactaaaccccccgactccgtATCATAGCCACAAtcatgtatacagcgctggggggttatattactgtatacagcgctgggggttatattactgtatacagcgctggggggttatattactgtatacagcgctgggggttatattactgtatacagcgctggggggttatattactgtatacagcgctggggggttatattactgtatacagcgctgggggttatattactgtatacagcgctggg
This sequence is a window from Spea bombifrons isolate aSpeBom1 chromosome 2, aSpeBom1.2.pri, whole genome shotgun sequence. Protein-coding genes within it:
- the LRRC32 gene encoding transforming growth factor beta activator LRRC32, with product MLLYSILLLAIVKEGTPTYRPLEEPPCVTVNMAALCQNQSFHQIPLGLHPNIKSLDLSKNDLQNITKNPLFLYSFVEVLDLSANQIRFIQRDSFKHMVNLKDLNFSGNCLDRFAQHGSSGIGVLPHVQSLDLSRNSLYTDMTGYFVTEAPELRRLLLSENSITMLSSETFVGSPMLKELDLHNNIIMHIEEGTFEHLIHLAEINLAMNSISCISDFKLTQLESLNLSKNSIQTFHTSASDQEYNLRHVDLSDNKLLRFPVFPKANRLVSLNLSMNLISVGGETPSDDAGWMEDNFEFLSEAEGDLRNASAVILQSLAYLDLSYNNIRSVPEDFLLTVPFLTFLNLSRNCLEEVSFGVSVPLNSLVVLDLSGNNLRNVSVAPGSLLSLRELYLQDNQLRITHPDVFQGLGSVFSINLQGNSIALCSEGFGMLEKRGEERGCASFSNIPSLRHLNLRENNIQNVPHYAFYGTPLASLDLSMNRGVTIAPSALAGLERSLEVLYVEGCGLKQLNVDLPLFVYLKDLDLSGNRLSWLPAWNKHCRLETLDLSNNSFSDLEASNIPVLENTLRTICFYGNPLTCCSNTWITHLYRRTTVTIAALDSTTCRNPEGYEGETPVGQISPEICEKDNSNKMNTVVIVLIVMAVLLVIAAALGTLCHFYRQKLRRRYKA